One stretch of Pelmatolapia mariae isolate MD_Pm_ZW linkage group LG3_W, Pm_UMD_F_2, whole genome shotgun sequence DNA includes these proteins:
- the LOC135932480 gene encoding uncharacterized protein LOC135932480, with product MQHGQPQPNTSRNFRCPGPGVFQCTLTGLMFDVSQGAELLYRTAQWDERLLQQASKIAAGPLFNIESSEDAIHQLHLPHCIPKHALHSNGLSVVHISDGEMEILKPLNIIDTHVIVEVTHLSSFGLVWPLDMLMSLWHQEKTILGQVLLFLRPPNPRTQTQNINVFLLPRNIPVKEEKKFHPDFGPNYHPTFEVRLPANTEEVLITVQDQAQTEVWRWDTDLTDVQSRDNQPRLQSLPADKRLFSVRIQFVEKVSDSTLNQLLDRLLQEEIITMEEMEAARIKPRAERARDVIDVVRNKGERASSFLIDALCELDKHLFGSLGLS from the exons ATGCAGCACGGTCAGCCACAGCCAAATACCTCCAGAAA TTTCAGGTGTCCTGGTCCAGGTGTGTTCCAGTGTACTTTGACTGGACTCATGTTTGATGTGAGTCAGGGGGCAGAGCTTCTGTACAGAACTGCCCAATGGGATGAAAGACTCCTTCAACAAGCCAGTAAGATTGCTGCAGGCCCGCTGTTCAACATCGAGAGTTCAGAGGATGCAATCCATCAGCTCCACCTACCACATTGTATACCAAAACACG CTCTGCACTCCAACGGTTTGTCTGTCGTCCATATCTCTGATGGTGAGATGGAAATCCTCAAGCCCCTAAACATCATAGACACACATGTGATTGTGGAAGTTACTCACCTCTCTTCCTTTGGCCTCGTCTGGCCTTTGGACATGCTAATGAGCTTATGGCACCAGGAGAAAACCATTTTGGGCCAAGTTTTGCTGTTCCTTCGTCCACCAAACCCCAGAACACAGACGCAAAACATCAATGTGTTTCTCCTGCCAAGGAACATCCCAGTGAAAGAG GAGAAAAAATTTCACCCTGATTTTGGACCAAACTACCATCCAACATTTGAGGTCCGCCTTCCTGCAAACACTGAAGAAGTGCTGATAACAGTCCAGGACCAAGCACAGACAGAGGTCTGGAGATGGGACACTGATCTGACCG ATGTTCAGAGCAGAGACAATCAGCCAAGGCTCCAGAGCCTCCCAGCAGACAAGCGTCTGTTCTCAGTTCGGATTCAGTTTGTGGAAAAGGTGTCGGATTCGACTCTGAACCAGCTGCTGGACAGgctgctccaagaagaaattatAACTATGGAGGAAATGGAAGCAGCCAGAATCAAACCCAGGGCTGAACGAGCTCGAGATGTTATTGATGTGGTGCGAAACAAAGGAGAAAGAGCCAGCTCATTCCTGATTGATGCTCTCTGTGAGTTGGATAAACACCTTTTTGGCAGCCTCGGCCTCAGCTAA